The Arachis duranensis cultivar V14167 chromosome 2, aradu.V14167.gnm2.J7QH, whole genome shotgun sequence genome has a window encoding:
- the LOC107476131 gene encoding probable carboxylesterase 15, which produces FCTHLAASLHVYVATPDYRLAPEHRLPAAVEDAVEAVRWMQRKGLHGSGDTWIGDCIDFDRVFIMGDSSGGNIAHQLAIRFGLGSREMEPVQVRGYVLLAPFFGGEVRTKSEEGPPEQLLNLDMLDRFWRLSIPVGETRDHPLANPFGPRSPNLEDVELDPILVITGGNELLKDRAQDYATRLKKIGKNIEYIEFEGKEHGFFTHNNDPHSEVEEEVMQLIRQFMLQNSN; this is translated from the exons TTCTGCACCCATCTCGCCGCCTCTCTACATGTCTATGTGGCCACGCCAGACTACCGGTTGGCGCCTGAGCACCGGCTTCCGGCTGCAGTCGAGGATGCAGTAGAGGCGGTAAGATGGATGCAAAGAAAGGGATTACATGGAAGTGGGGACACGTGGATCGGAGATTGCATTGACTTTGACCGGGTCTTCATCATGGGGGACTCTAGTGGAGGTAACATAGCGCACCAGCTTGCGATCCGGTTTGGTTTAGGTTCGAGAGAAATGGAACCGGTTCAGGTACGAGGTTATGTGTTGCTGGCGCCGTTTTTCGGTGGGGAGGTTCGGACCAAGTCCGAGGAGGGTCCGCCGGAGCAACTGCTGAATCTGGATATGCTAGACAg ATTTTGGAGGCTGTCAATCCCTGTTGGAGAGACGAGAGACCACCCATTAGCAAATCCATTTGGACCTAGAAGTCCAAACCTTGAAGATGTAGAACTTGACCCTATTCTGGTGATAACAGGGGGCAATGAATTATTGAAGGATAGGGCACAGGACTATGCAACAAGGTTAAAGAAAATAGGGAAGAACATTGAGTACATTGAATTTGAGGGGAAGGAACATGGCTTCTTCACTCATAATAATGATCCACACTCAGAAGTTGAAGAAGAGGTCATGCAATTAATTAGGCAATTCATGCTCCAAAATTCCAATTAG
- the LOC107476106 gene encoding uncharacterized protein LOC107476106, whose product MEVVLGPGDQARAAGAEGAASVASLRGRRRSPQQHTRTRPFGGMGGDSAIIMQELRHRVQNLERQLADRERDGRSTDPSFTPSPGSEEEDSHRSRQRRTSASRTEAESTREESPIIRRRNDRIIYSRGRPTRRAARGHEDGEGRSERTRQPVIMGVTPFHRSILEVRLPKHFDKPTDMRYDGTQDPLEHLTAFEARMNLEGVGDEVRCRAFPVTLAGPAIRWFNGLPQGSIYNFSDISRAFLAQFTTRIAKAKHPINLLGVTQRQGKPTRRYLDRFNDECLEIDGLTDSVASLCLTNGLLNENFQKHLTTKPVWTMHEIQTVAKEYINDEEVSRVVAANKRQSGYGQARQSGGDGERAKEKAREEASNKAPRPFPRVGKFTNYTPLTLPIVEVYQQIAEKGILPKPRPLKDRTGGNKNLYCDYHKGYGHQTQDCFDLKDALEQAIREGKLAAFSHLIREPRRRYRDQDEEGKTRSAKRRQEPEDRDHGLTVINVVTAKNAAPKSRSAHKKDAKVLAISSPPVQSTKKPPSISFDPEDQWFSDAPENPPMVITARVGNGLVKRILVDTGGDSNIMFRNVFDALGLKDADLTTHQHGVIGLGDHFIKPDGVISLPISVGQMQGRRSAMAEFVILRDSTAYNIILGRKTINDFEATINTKLLVMKFVTDDGSIGTIRGDLETAVACDNAGLSLRKKSKEASGVFLADLDARVED is encoded by the coding sequence ATGGAAGTCGTGCTGGGTCCTGGTGACCAAGCTCGAGCAGCCGGAGCGGAGGGGGCAGCCTCCGTCGCTTCACTGAGGGGGCGGCGGAGGTCCCCCCAACAACACACGAGGACACGACCCTTCGGGGGAATGGGTGGCGATAGCGCCAtaataatgcaggagctacgCCACAGAGTCCAGAACTTAGAGCGACAGCTAGCCGACCGGGAGCGGGATGGACGGTCTACCGATCCCAGCTTTACCCCATCTCCCGGGAGCGAGGAGGAAGACTCTCACCGAAGCCGCCAGCGGCGTACATCCGCTTCCCGGACGGAAGCGGAGAGCACGCGGGAGGAGTCACCCATAATAAGAAGGCGAAATGACAGGATCATCTACTCTCGAGGCAGACCAACCCGCCGAGCAGCAAGAGGTCACGAGGACGGGGAAGGGAGATCCGAGAGAACACGGCAACCCGTCATAATGGGTGTCACCCCGTTCCACCGATCTATCCTCGAGGTCCGGTTGCCGAAACACttcgacaaaccaacggacatgaggtatgaCGGAACTCAAGACCCTCTAGAACATCTCACGGCCTTCGAAGCCAGGATGAATCTAGAGGGAGTAGGCGACGAAGTAAGATGCCGCGCCTTCCCGGTAACCCTAGCAGGACCAGCGATCAGATGGTTTAACGGCCTCCCTCAAGGTTCCATCTACAATTTCTCAGACATCAGCCGTGCATTCCTGGCTCAATTTACAACGCGAATAGCAAAGGCCAAGCATCCTATCAACCTTCTTGGGGTAACCCAGAGACAGGGAAAGCCGACCAGGAGGTACTTAGATCGGTTCAATGACGAATGCTTGGAAATCGACGGCTTAACCGACTCGGTGGCCAGTCTCTGCCTGACGAACGGCCTCCTCAACGAGAACTTCCAAAAACACCTTACCACGAAGCCGGTTTGGACAATGCATGAAATCCAGACGGTGGCCAAGGAGTACATAAACGACGAGGAAGTCAGCCGAGTCGTGGCTGCCAATAAGCGGCAGTCCGGTTACGGCCAGGCTCGGCAGTCCGGTGGCGACGGTGAGAGAGCAAAAGAAAAGGCCAGGGAGGAGGCATCAAACAAAGCACCTAGGCCGTTCCCTCGAGTCGGAAAATTTACTAACTACACTCCACTCACCCTCCCCATCGTGGAAGTGTATCAACAAATAGCTGAGAAGGGAATTCTTCCGAAGCCTCGACCACTTAAGGACCGTACGGGTGGAAACAAGAACCTTTATTGTGATTACCATAAGGGGTATGGCCATCAAACACAGGACTGTTTCGACCTGAAGGATGCACTAGAACAGGCgataagggaaggaaagctagcagcgTTCTCCCATCTCATCAGGGAGCCGAGAAGGCGCTATCGTGATCAAGACGAGGAAGGCAAGACACGCTCGGCCAAGCGGCGACAGGAGCCCGAAGACAGAGACCATGGCCTCACTGTGATAAACGTGGTAACGGCAAAAAACGCTGCACCAAAATCTCGGTCGGCACACAAGAAAGACGCCAAGGTTCTGGCGATCTCATCCCCACCGGTGCAAAGTACCAAAAAACCTCCGTCCATTTCCTTCGACCCAGAAGACCAATGGTTCAGCGACGCCCCGGAAAATCCCCCCATGGTCATAACGGCCAGAGTGGGAAACGGCCTCGTCAAACGGATCCTTGTCGACACAGGAGGTGATTCAAACATCATGTTCCGCAACGTGTTCGACGCACTAGGGCTAAAGGATGCCGACCTGACGACTCACCAGCACGGGGTTATCGGGTTAGGCGACCACTTCATCAAACCGGACGGAGTCATTTCCCTACCAATCTCGGTGGGACAGATGCAAGGCCGAAGATCGGCGATGGCCGAGTTCGTAATTCTCCGAGACTCCACAGCCTACAACATCATCTTGGGAAGAAAAACGATCAATGATTTTGAAGCCACAATCAACACCAAGCTGCTGGTTATGAAGTTTGTTACCGATGATGGATCCATAGGGACCATAAGAGGAGACCTCGAGACGGCGGTCGCTTGTGACAACGCCGGCCTTTCCCTTAGAAAGAAGTCCAAGGAAGCATCCGGCGTATTCCTAGCCGACCTTGATGCCAGAGTAGAGGACTAG